A stretch of the Arachis stenosperma cultivar V10309 chromosome 6, arast.V10309.gnm1.PFL2, whole genome shotgun sequence genome encodes the following:
- the LOC130932639 gene encoding lachrymatory-factor synthase has translation MEIESVEKWKGKTSAKLEKAKAEETWTIVKDFFNLHKWYPTLPTCYGVHGTNGEPGCIRYCAGFGIPSSDSCGSESVSWSKERLVAVDDADRSIKYEMVESNIGFKSYEATVRVIKESDGGCVIQWCFSVQPVQGWVFQDLLIKYHDGLKLMAAKIDAEIANEVIPQS, from the coding sequence atGGAGATAGAGAGTGTTGAAAAATGGAAAGGAAAAACCTCGGCTAAACTAGAAAAAGCAAAAGCAGAAGAAACGTGGACAATAGTGAAAGACTTCTTCAACCTGCATAAATGGTACCCCACACTCCCCACGTGCTATGGTGTCCATGGAACCAACGGTGAGCCCGGCTGCATACGATACTGCGCGGGCTTCGGCATCCCATCATCAGACAGTTGTGGATCTGAGAGCGTGAGCTGGTCAAAGGAGAGGCTGGTGGCTGTTGATGATGCTGACCGAAGTATCAAGTACGAGATGGTAGAAAGCAACATCGGATTCAAGTCGTACGAGGCCACCGTGAGGGTCATTAAAGAAAGTGATGGTGGCTGTGTCATTCAATGGTGTTTTAGCGTCCAACCTGTCCAAGGTTGGGTGTTTCAGGATTTGCTCATCAAGTACCATGACGGCCTCAAGCTTATGGCTGCAAAAATCGACGCTGAGATTGCTAACGAGGTCATCCCTCAATcgtag
- the LOC130932638 gene encoding uncharacterized protein LOC130932638 isoform X2, with translation MERVIGGKYKIGQKIASGSFGEIHIGSHIENAETVAIKMENRKTKQPQLLYEAELYNLLKGGSGIPRVKWSGTDKDNNVLVLDLLGPSLEDLFYYCGKKFSLKTVLMLADQMLTRIEYLHSKGFLHRDIKPDNFLMGLGKKAKQVFMIDFGLAKRYRDPITNKHIPCRENKLLIGTPRYASRNTHSGFEQSRRDDLESLGYVLMYFIRGRLPWQGLQAPTNKQKYDKICEMKKSIPIDILCKSCPVQFASYFRYCHALTFDQRPDYGFLKRMFRDLFNAQGYDDLFDWTILKYQQMRQTKTLIESNPPIIAVRSNLKPKDGDNQQGVSDVTEDIVAKPSVNTDHPHVIINSKKSNVQKFNAKTEKNNDLSISSSMPKVLIENVSKLRIPAEASNQGCVSANNNYGNPRTSVPTLRRTFSTN, from the exons aTGGAGAGAGTCATCGGAGGGAAGTACAAAATTGGTCAGAAAATTGCAAGTGGCTCATTTGGTGAAATTCATATAG GGTCACATATTGAGAATGCTGAAACTGTTGCAATTAAGATG gagaataggaaaaccaaacaaccacagctactttatgaagCTGAGCTATATAATCTTCTAAAAGGAGGAA gtGGTATTCCAAGAGTGAAATGGAGTGGCACTGATAAAGACAACAATGTTCTAGTTCTTGACCTTTTAGGACCAAGTCTTGAAGACCTTTTTTACTATTGTGGCAAGAAATTTTCATTAAAAACCGTTTTGATGTTGGCTGATCAAatg cTTACAAGGATAGAGTATTTGCATTCCAAGGGCTTTTTACATAGAGACATTAAGCCAGATAACTTCCTTATGGGTCTTGGCAAAAAAGCAAAacag GTTTTTATGATTGATTTTGGACTTGCAAAGAGATACAGAGACCCTATCACAAATAAGCACATCCCTTGTAG GGAAAACAAACTTTTAATAGGGACTCCACGTTATGCTAGTCGCAATACTCATTCGGGATTTG AACAAAGTCGCCGGGATGATTTGGAGTCTCTTGGTTATGTTCTTATGTACTTTATAAGAGGACG CCTTCCTTGGCAAGGTCTACAAGCTccaacaaataaacaaaaatacgACAAAATTTGTGAAATGAAGAAATCAATTCCAATTGAT ATACTTTGCAAGTCATGTCCTGTGCAGTTCGCATCATACTTTCGGTATTGCCATGCTTTGACATTTGATCAACGACCAGATTATGGATTCTTGAAGCGCATGTTTCGTGATTTATTCAATGCTCAAG GATATGATGATTTATTTGACTGGACCATTCTAAAATATCAGCAAATGCGGCAGACAAAGACGTTAATTGAATCAAAC CCTCCAATAATTGCTGTTCGTAGCAATCTAAAACCAAAGGATGGTGACAACCAACAAG GAGTTAGTGATGTTACCGAAGATATTGTGGCAAAACCATCGGTTAATACTGATCATCCTCATGTTATCATAAACAGCAAGAAATCTAATGTTCAGAAATTTAACGCCAAG aCAGAGAAGAATAATGATTTATCTATTTCCAGCAGTATGCCCAAAGTGTTGATAGAAAATGTTTCAAAACTTAGAATTCCAGCAGAAGCCTCAAATCAGGGTTGTGTATCTGCCAATAATAACTATGGTAACCCAAGAACTTCTGTACCTACGTTACGTAGAACTTtttcaacaaattaa
- the LOC130932638 gene encoding uncharacterized protein LOC130932638 isoform X1: MERVIGGKYKIGQKIASGSFGEIHIGSHIENAETVAIKMENRKTKQPQLLYEAELYNLLKGGSGIPRVKWSGTDKDNNVLVLDLLGPSLEDLFYYCGKKFSLKTVLMLADQMLTRIEYLHSKGFLHRDIKPDNFLMGLGKKAKQVFMIDFGLAKRYRDPITNKHIPCRENKLLIGTPRYASRNTHSGFEQSRRDDLESLGYVLMYFIRGRLPWQGLQAPTNKQKYDKICEMKKSIPIDILCKSCPVQFASYFRYCHALTFDQRPDYGFLKRMFRDLFNAQGYDDLFDWTILKYQQMRQTKTLIESNPPIIAVRSNLKPKDGDNQQGVSDVTEDIVAKPSVNTDHPHVIINSKKSNVQKFNAKVPIQKHTEKNNDLSISSSMPKVLIENVSKLRIPAEASNQGCVSANNNYGNPRTSVPTLRRTFSTN; the protein is encoded by the exons aTGGAGAGAGTCATCGGAGGGAAGTACAAAATTGGTCAGAAAATTGCAAGTGGCTCATTTGGTGAAATTCATATAG GGTCACATATTGAGAATGCTGAAACTGTTGCAATTAAGATG gagaataggaaaaccaaacaaccacagctactttatgaagCTGAGCTATATAATCTTCTAAAAGGAGGAA gtGGTATTCCAAGAGTGAAATGGAGTGGCACTGATAAAGACAACAATGTTCTAGTTCTTGACCTTTTAGGACCAAGTCTTGAAGACCTTTTTTACTATTGTGGCAAGAAATTTTCATTAAAAACCGTTTTGATGTTGGCTGATCAAatg cTTACAAGGATAGAGTATTTGCATTCCAAGGGCTTTTTACATAGAGACATTAAGCCAGATAACTTCCTTATGGGTCTTGGCAAAAAAGCAAAacag GTTTTTATGATTGATTTTGGACTTGCAAAGAGATACAGAGACCCTATCACAAATAAGCACATCCCTTGTAG GGAAAACAAACTTTTAATAGGGACTCCACGTTATGCTAGTCGCAATACTCATTCGGGATTTG AACAAAGTCGCCGGGATGATTTGGAGTCTCTTGGTTATGTTCTTATGTACTTTATAAGAGGACG CCTTCCTTGGCAAGGTCTACAAGCTccaacaaataaacaaaaatacgACAAAATTTGTGAAATGAAGAAATCAATTCCAATTGAT ATACTTTGCAAGTCATGTCCTGTGCAGTTCGCATCATACTTTCGGTATTGCCATGCTTTGACATTTGATCAACGACCAGATTATGGATTCTTGAAGCGCATGTTTCGTGATTTATTCAATGCTCAAG GATATGATGATTTATTTGACTGGACCATTCTAAAATATCAGCAAATGCGGCAGACAAAGACGTTAATTGAATCAAAC CCTCCAATAATTGCTGTTCGTAGCAATCTAAAACCAAAGGATGGTGACAACCAACAAG GAGTTAGTGATGTTACCGAAGATATTGTGGCAAAACCATCGGTTAATACTGATCATCCTCATGTTATCATAAACAGCAAGAAATCTAATGTTCAGAAATTTAACGCCAAGGTTCCCATCCAAAAACAT aCAGAGAAGAATAATGATTTATCTATTTCCAGCAGTATGCCCAAAGTGTTGATAGAAAATGTTTCAAAACTTAGAATTCCAGCAGAAGCCTCAAATCAGGGTTGTGTATCTGCCAATAATAACTATGGTAACCCAAGAACTTCTGTACCTACGTTACGTAGAACTTtttcaacaaattaa
- the LOC130936762 gene encoding uncharacterized protein LOC130936762, translating to MGKESSGNMEQWLNKMASEPYYLFHFLCFFSYLVVRSSAVQVLTPQLTLSLLRREILTVLVFAVLVALKAVREETWEAFIADILFLAKICLFALAFTLDRRIALWYILVFLVIHMLTQQPPSEGLGASTKLTPLQLEGLLTEGSTSRLWLVEFCASYSSSCIRSSRHFPELSITYSNKNLSFGIVDLGLFPNAAEKFGISLGGFMGQLPTYILFENAAEVARFPELDFEATFFNPTITKGFLSRHFELDRHLLDYVNGK from the exons ATGGGAAAGGAAAGCAGTGGTAATATGGAACAGTGGCTGAATAAGATGGCTTCAGAACCATACTACCTGTTTCATTTCTTATGTTTCTTCTCCTATTTGGTTGTTCGTAGCTCTGCTGTTCAAGTCTTAACACCTCAGCTCACCCTAAGTCTTCTTCGTCGC GAAATATTGACAGTGTTGGTGTTTGCCGTGCTGGTTGCCTTGAAG GCAGTGAGAGAAGAAACATGGGAAGCATTTATAGCTGatattctttttcttgccaag ATTTGTCTTTTTGCCCTTGCCTTTACACTGGATCGCCGCATAGCTCTTTGGTATATTCTTGTATTTCTAG TGATACATATGCTAACACAGCAACCTCCATCTGAAGGACTAG GTGCTTCTACCAAGCTAACACCGTTGCAGTTAGAAGGCCTGTTGACAGAGGGGAGCACATCAAGATTATGGCTA GTAGAATTTTGTGCTTCATATTCATCTTCTTGCATTCGCTCAAGTCGGCATTTTCCTGAGCTCTCAATTAC ATATTCAAACAAAAATTTATCATTTGGGATAGTTGATCTCGGACTCTTTCCAAATGCTGCTGAAAAATTTGGAATATCTCTTGGTG GATTCATGGGCCAGCTACCGACGTATATCTTATTTGAGAATGCTGCTGAAGTTGCACGCTTTCCAGAGTTGGATTTTGAAGCAACATTCTTTAACCCTACAATTACTAAG GGCTTTCTTTCTCGGCATTTCGAGCTTGATCGGCACCTTCTCGATTATGTAAATGGTAAATAG